In one Nicotiana tomentosiformis chromosome 6, ASM39032v3, whole genome shotgun sequence genomic region, the following are encoded:
- the LOC104109909 gene encoding uncharacterized protein, with protein sequence METQAASPGLGVSLQLKDCIQELLRFTLASSVDGNLETDIALSKDYCTTLLQDDPFNPFPNFTGLSEGIPLYPLYKHLAASLYQAISSEALPSTENKLAVMHESSSLMQMEEDWASVLREKVSHLLNVLKAVDFELHVQEPYFSLLRNGEKTIEGRCAVGHYNKIEPGAFILFNKCLVLQVQDVHHYHSFREMLEAENLQELLPGVDTIEEGVQVYRKFYSEEKERSNGVLAICVEKPVSQPSICLGSMLSELSYAGVQRLLGFVCTVGTVSEALPPPASTLISSFLLPHNPNAKGSTLTDGARALSKHVNRSSDSYWGSFSGSDSNKNRVALDVISDLITHCCWINAHIVPPHGAVFEIRVANGYGARWSKDGSKFIGFLEPYMEDGHSKGWRH encoded by the exons ATGGAAACTCAGGCAGCATCACCGGGATTAGGAGTGTCACTGCAACTGAAAGATTGCATACAAGAGCTGCTGAGATTCACACTTGCTTCCTCCGTAGACGGCAATCTTGAAACAGACATTGCTCTCTCCAAAGATTACTGCACCACCCTCTTACAGGATGATCCTTTCAACCCCTTTCCCAATTTCACTG GTCTTTCTGAAGGAATTCCATTATATCCTTTATACAAGCACCTTGCGGCATCCTTATATCAGGCTATTTCTTCTGAAGCCTTGCCAAGTACAGAAAACAAACTTGCAGTGATGCACGAATCTAGTTCTTTGATGCAAATGGAAGAAGACTGGGCTAGCGTGCTAAGGGAAAAAGTTTCTCATTTGCTAAAT GTGCTAAAAGCTGTGGACTTTGAACTCCATGTTCAGGAGCCTTACTTTTCCCTGCTTAGAA ATGGAGAGAAAACAATTGAAGGAAGATGTGCTGTTGGACATTATAATAA AATTGAACCAGGAGCTTTCATCCTCTTCAACAAATGTTTAGTTCTTCAAGTTCAG GATGTCCATCATTATCATTCATTTCGCGAGATGCTAGAAGCAGAGAATCTTCAAGAACTTCTTCCTGGAGTGGATACTATTGAAGAAG GTGTCCAAGTTTACCGGAAATTTTACTCAGAAGAGAAAGAAAGGTCAAATGGTGTTCTCGCTATCTGTGTTGAGAAGCCGGTTTCTCAGCCTTCCATTTGTCTGGGCTCCATGCTTTCT GAACTGAGCTATGCAGGTGTTCAGAGGCTTTTAGGATTTGTATGTACAGTTGGAACAGTTTCTGAGGCACTTCCGCCACCAGCATCAACTCTAATCTCATCATTTTTGCTGCCACATAATCCAAAT GCTAAAGGTTCTACATTGACTGATGGAGCGAGGGCATTGTCAAAGCATGTAAACAGGAGCAGCGACAGCTACTGGGGTAGTTTTTCTGGAAGTG ATTCCAATAAAAATAGGGTCGCCCTGGATGTGATCAGCGATTTAATAACTCATTGCTGCTGGATAAATGCGCATATTGTTCCTCCACATGGGGCTGTTTTTGAGATAAGAGTTGCTAATGGCTATGGTGCACGGTGGTCCAAAGATGGAAGTAAG TTTATAGGTTTTCTTGAGCCCTATATGGAGGATGGCCATTCAAAGGGATGGAGGCACTGA
- the LOC104109894 gene encoding uncharacterized protein encodes MRKDKPAVASSSKIKFEDSDEHESSSEDEEEKEIEEELADVTFEELQRARSDGSDTVYRKFNSEGKSGRANKNRPVEMSSKKPVSRFREIIQVPKKVTRDPRFESLCGQLDEDGFKKRYNFLYEDDLPAEKEDLKKQMRKSNDPEEISELKNRIGWIDKQLKSAGLKHTEREILAEHKKKEREAAKQGKQPYYLKKSEIRQRKLVEKYKELKASGKLEAYIEKKRRKNAAKDHRYLPYRRPGEQENK; translated from the coding sequence ATGAGAAAAGACAAGCCAGCTGTTGCAAGTTCAAGTAAAATCAAATTTGAAGACTCTGATGAACATGAATCTTCGTCTGAAGATGAGGAGGAGAAGGAGATAGAGGAGGAGCTTGCTGATGTGACCTTTGAGGAATTGCAGAGAGCACGGTCTGATGGGTCGGATACAGTGTATAGGAAGTTCAATTCTGAAGGAAAAAGTGGCCGAGCAAACAAGAACAGGCCAGTGGAGATGAGTAGCAAGAAGCCAGTGAGCAGATTTAGGGAAATTATCCAAGTCCCTAAAAAGGTTACTCGTGACCCTCGCTTTGAGTCTTTATGTGGCCAGCTTGACGAAGATGGATTCAAAAAGAGATACAATTTTCTTTACGAGGATGATCTTCCTGCAGAAAAAGAGGATCTGAAGAAACAGATGAGGAAATCAAATGATCCGGAAGAGATAAGTGAACTGAAAAATCGCATTGGTTGGATTGACAAGCAATTGAAATCGGCAGGATTGAAACACACTGAGAGGGAGATTTTGGCAGAGCAtaagaagaaagagagagaagcTGCTAAGCAAGGGAAACAACCTTATTACctcaaaaaatctgaaattcggCAGCGCAAACTTGTTGAGAAATACAAGGAACTCAAAGCATCAGGCAAACTGGAAGCATATATCGAGAAGAAAAGGCGTAAGAATGCTGCAAAAGACCACAGATACTTGCCATATCGGCGTCCTGGCGAGCAAGAGAACAAGTGA